A single region of the Equus przewalskii isolate Varuska chromosome 26, EquPr2, whole genome shotgun sequence genome encodes:
- the PGAP4 gene encoding post-GPI attachment to proteins factor 4, whose amino-acid sequence MSTSTSPAAMLLRRLRRLSWGSTAVQLFILTVVTFGLLAPLACHRLLHSYFYLRHWHLNQMSQEFLQQSLKEGEAALHYFEELPSANGSVPIVWQATPRPWLVITIITVDRQPGFHYVLQVVSQFHRLLQQCGPQCEGHQLFLCNVERSVSHFDAKLLSKYVPVANRYEGTEDDYGDDPSTNSFEKEKQDYVYCLESSLQTYNPDYVLMVEDDAVPEEQIFPVLEHLLRARFSEPHLRDALYLKLYHPERLQHYINPEPMRILEWVGVGMLLGPLLTWIYMRFASRPGFSWPVMLFFSLYSMGLVELVGRHYFLELRRLSPSLYNVVPASQCCTPAMLFPAPAARRTLTYLSQVYCHKGFGKDMALYSLLRAKGERAYVVEPNLVKHIGLFSSLRYNFHPSLL is encoded by the coding sequence ATGAGCACATCAACCTCTCCAGCTGCCATGCTCCTGCGGAGGCTGAGGCGGCTCTCCTGGGGCAGCACTGCTGTCCAACTCTTCATCTTAACAGTGGTGACGTTTGGCCTGCTGGCCCCCTTGGCGTGTCACCGGCTTCTGCACTCTTACTTCTATCTGCGTCATTGGCATCTGAACCAAATGAGCCAAGAGTTCCTGCAACAAAGCTTGAAAGAAGGTGAAGCTGCTCTCCACTACTTTGAGGAGCTGCCCTCTGCCAACGGCTCAGTGCCCATCGTCTGGCAGGCCACCCCCCGCCCCTGGCTGGTCATCACTATCATCACTGTGGACAGGCAACCTGGCTTCCACTACGTCTTGCAGGTGGTGTCCCAGTTCCACCGGCTTCTTCAACAGTGTGGCCCCCAGTGCGAGGGGCACCAACTCTTCCTGTGCAACGTGGAGCGCAGTGTGAGCCATTTTGATGCCAAGCTGCTGTCCAAGTACGTCCCCGTGGCCAACCGGTATGAGGGCACTGAGGATGATTACGGCGACGACCCTTCGACCAACTCatttgagaaagagaagcaggactATGTCTATTGCCTTGAGTCCTCCCTGCAGACCTACAACCCAGACTACGTTCTGATGGTAGAAGACGACGCCGTCCCGGAAGAGCAGATCTTCCCAGTCTTAGAGCACCTTCTGCGGGCTCGCTTCTCTGAGCCGCATCTCAGAGATGCCCTTTATCTAAAGCTCTATCATCCTGAGAGGCTCCAGCACTACATCAACCCAGAGCCCATGCGGATCTTGGAGTGGGTCGGCGTGGGCATGTTGCTGGGCCCCTTACTAACCTGGATATACATGCGGTTTGCCAGCCGTCCAGGGTTTAGCTGGCCCGTCATGCTCTTCTTCTCCTTGTATAGCATGGGTCTGGTGGAACTGGTGGGCCGGCACTATTTCCTGGAATTGCGGCGGCTGAGCCCTTCCCTATACAACGTGGTCCCTGCTTCCCAGTGTTGCACCCCGGCCATGCTCTTCCCTGCCCCTGCAGCCCGCCGGACCCTCACCTACCTGTCCCAGGTGTACTGCCATAAGGGCTTTGGCAAGGACATGGCCCTTTACTCACTGTTGAGGGCCAAGGGGGAGCGGGCCTACGTGGTGGAGCCCAACCTCGTGAAACACATCGGGCTCTTCTCCAGCCTGCGGTACAACTTTCATCCCAGTCTGCTCTAG